One region of Thiorhodovibrio frisius genomic DNA includes:
- a CDS encoding RAMP superfamily CRISPR-associated protein, producing MIPAWPLVACARVTLELVTPLSIASGAFDPLYDQPLAQDANGLPTIPGTTLAGVLKAALPPTMRVMLGDWEKSSRLTLSAARIHNADDRPLDGLCLNSRAYQQDAILAPLLAAPPLRQQVRLTEYGTAADTGKFDRCIVPGGHRFTFELCLWGEDAAEQRTAWEGIRQQWLEQPPRLGGGTRNGLGLVRVVRWREGTFDLRDPEAYQRWRALPRRLDGDPAAFVAFPAGDASPAARTLVLPLRPLGVWRIGDGTRPLGEPAREPQRLPLTEDWVRWSIDATGCTRGVLEQAVVIPGAGIKGALRHRTLFHLCRLQGWFAGPDDASQQQAEPLMHSLFGSAVTTPDAVGQAGRLFFADLCLPVHAVSPKVVPHNSIDRFTQGGRQGRLFSEQVLYAGATWPLRIGLGDLTTVADPLRRALRLALHDLATGQLAVGAGAAKGQGFLEAAEPLDWTAIDAQLQLDAVEDIAA from the coding sequence ATGATCCCCGCCTGGCCGCTGGTTGCTTGCGCGCGCGTGACCCTGGAACTGGTCACACCGCTGTCGATTGCCAGCGGTGCTTTCGATCCGCTTTACGATCAACCGCTGGCCCAGGATGCCAACGGCTTGCCCACTATTCCCGGCACCACGCTGGCCGGCGTGCTCAAGGCGGCGCTACCGCCTACCATGCGCGTCATGCTGGGCGATTGGGAGAAAAGCTCACGTTTGACGCTTAGTGCCGCACGTATTCACAATGCCGATGATCGTCCTCTCGATGGCTTATGTCTGAACTCACGCGCATACCAACAGGATGCCATTCTCGCCCCGTTGCTTGCCGCGCCGCCGCTGCGCCAGCAGGTACGGCTCACCGAATACGGCACAGCCGCCGACACCGGCAAATTCGACCGCTGTATCGTGCCAGGCGGGCATCGTTTTACCTTTGAACTGTGTTTGTGGGGAGAAGACGCTGCCGAACAGCGCACCGCCTGGGAAGGTATCCGCCAACAATGGCTGGAACAACCGCCGCGTTTGGGCGGTGGCACCCGTAACGGTCTCGGTCTGGTGCGGGTTGTGCGTTGGCGGGAAGGCACTTTTGACCTGCGCGATCCGGAAGCCTATCAACGCTGGCGGGCGCTGCCGCGCCGGCTCGATGGCGATCCCGCCGCGTTCGTCGCGTTCCCGGCGGGCGACGCCTCGCCAGCGGCACGAACACTCGTGCTGCCGCTGCGCCCGCTCGGCGTCTGGCGCATTGGCGATGGCACCCGTCCGCTCGGCGAACCGGCGCGCGAGCCGCAGCGCCTGCCGTTGACCGAGGATTGGGTGCGCTGGTCGATCGACGCGACCGGATGCACGCGGGGCGTACTCGAACAAGCGGTCGTCATCCCCGGTGCCGGCATCAAGGGAGCGCTGCGCCATCGTACGCTGTTTCATCTCTGTCGTCTCCAGGGCTGGTTTGCCGGGCCGGACGACGCATCGCAGCAGCAAGCGGAGCCGCTCATGCACAGCCTGTTCGGCAGCGCGGTGACGACGCCGGATGCGGTGGGTCAGGCTGGACGGTTGTTTTTTGCCGATCTGTGCCTGCCTGTGCATGCGGTATCGCCCAAGGTCGTGCCGCATAACAGCATCGATCGCTTCACCCAGGGCGGACGCCAGGGACGTTTGTTCAGCGAACAGGTGTTATACGCCGGCGCCACCTGGCCACTGCGGATCGGGCTGGGCGATCTGACGACGGTCGCTGACCCGCTGCGCCGCGCCCTGCGGCTGGCGCTGCACGATCTGGCCACCGGGCAACTGGCGGTTGGCGCCGGCGCCGCCAAGGGGCAGGGCTTTCTCGAAGCCGCCGAGCCGCTCGATTGGACCGCCATCGACGCCCAGCTCCAGCTTGATGCCGTGGAGGACATCGCCGCATGA
- a CDS encoding RAMP superfamily CRISPR-associated protein — protein MTATPEQTVWLVIDILDDWLPGTGQAGGTHLDELADRELGLPYLSGKHLKGLLRQGIQCAAHWGHLPQDSADLLFGTQEASAPARLRIENARLPAPVRAHCHAQPTAGAALFRERMATAIDPNTGAAKARSLRAFEVVVPLRLEARVACFDPTAILDWRAWLEQGAALVRAVGKQRNRGFGRAQLTLEERRA, from the coding sequence ATGACAGCGACACCTGAACAAACCGTGTGGCTCGTGATCGATATTCTGGACGACTGGCTCCCCGGCACCGGCCAGGCCGGCGGCACCCATCTCGACGAACTGGCTGATCGCGAGCTGGGCTTGCCCTATCTGAGCGGCAAGCATCTCAAGGGTCTGCTGCGGCAGGGCATCCAATGCGCCGCGCACTGGGGACATCTGCCCCAGGACAGCGCCGACCTGCTTTTTGGCACCCAGGAAGCCAGCGCCCCGGCGCGCCTGCGGATCGAAAACGCCCGCTTGCCGGCGCCCGTGCGCGCGCACTGCCACGCCCAGCCCACCGCCGGCGCCGCCCTGTTTCGCGAACGCATGGCCACCGCCATCGACCCGAACACCGGCGCCGCCAAAGCACGCTCGCTGCGCGCGTTCGAGGTGGTGGTGCCGCTGCGTCTGGAAGCGCGCGTCGCGTGTTTCGACCCGACCGCCATCCTCGACTGGCGTGCCTGGCTGGAACAAGGCGCCGCCCTGGTGCGCGCCGTCGGCAAACAGCGCAATCGCGGCTTCGGGCGCGCCCAACTGACGCTGGAGGAACGCCGCGCATGA